The following proteins are co-located in the Triticum aestivum cultivar Chinese Spring chromosome 1A, IWGSC CS RefSeq v2.1, whole genome shotgun sequence genome:
- the LOC123053800 gene encoding succinate dehydrogenase subunit 4, mitochondrial has product MASRFLARSKTLALALSRADAAPAPLAGSRALSSLPRRPATAAPSPAIGSPPGLSKVLGHEPTSHLSGTQFLPRWFSTAASNGSPMQNTQVSETCKPVAGTGHSDALKATEGAFPKFTAFSPLEAAAKPRSSPLTSESSKVRRSEILTGVTFYMIPALLLSSRNSISTSLMVAAVYHQIYMFHKEIFLDYVHHDITRKWALIYFKLLLLVMAKDTIVYFGLV; this is encoded by the exons ATGGCGTCGCGATTCCTAGCCCGATCCAAAACCCTAGCTCTCGCCCTCTCCCGCGCGGATGCGGCGCCGGCGCCCCTGGCTGGATCCCGCGCGCTCTCCTCcctcccgcgccgccccgccaccgccgccccgtccccggcGATTGGATCCCCTCCTGGCCTCAGCAAG GTTCTGGGACATGAGCCAACATCACACCTCAGCGGCACACAATTTTTACCGCGTTGGTTTTCTACTGCAGCATCCAATGGATCTCCCATGCAGAATACACAG GTCTCAGAGACATGCAAGCCAGTTGCTGGAACGGGACACTCTGATGCACTAAAAGCGACTGAAGGAGCCTTCCCTAAATTCACGGCATTCAGCCCACTAGAAGCAGCTGCTAAACCTAGAAGCAGTCCGTTGACAAGTGAAAGTTCTAAAGTCAGGCGATCAGAGATATTAACAGGAGTAACCTTTTACATGATCCCAGCTCTGCTTCTTTCCTCAAGGAACAGCATCAGTACATCTCTTATGGTCGCGGCGGTATACCATCAAATCTACATGTTCCACAAGGAGATCTTTCTGGACTATGTGCACCACGACATTACCAGGAAGTGGGCTTTGATATACTTCAAGCTGCTTCTGCTGGTCATGGCAAAGGACACCATCGTGTACTTCGGTTTGGTCTGA